The Pseudophaeobacter arcticus DSM 23566 genome includes a region encoding these proteins:
- the mfd gene encoding transcription-repair coupling factor — MAQRAITMGGAPEGFDARLILDELAKSGQPVLHIARDDKRMEAMRAALAFFAPQMPVIIFPGWDCLPYDRVSPNADVAATRMACLAALVHQMPKQFILLTTLNAASQRVPARAILRDAAFSARVDQRVDEKSLREFLVRMGFVQSPTVMEPGDYAIRGGIIDIFPPGDSGPVRLDFFGDVLDGIRRFDPASQRTTQTLDLIELAPVSEVILDEAAITRFRQNYRIEFGAAGTDDPLYEAVSAGRKHQGIEHWLPFFHEKLETLFDYLPPKATITVDDQVTPARLARWDSIEDQYETRKIAMSQKGRMDTVYKPTPPGLLYLDDAAWEEAVAPLRRIQLHPLAQASGPGVVDAGGRIGRNFSPERQQENVSLFGALADHIKARLQEGPVVVASYSEGARERLTGLIEDEGLAEIIPVMDGTRIGKSGLHLAVWALEHGFQSDKMTVISEQDVLGDRLIRAPKKRRKAENFLTETQSLSPGDLVVHVDHGIGRYQGMEVVRAAGAAHECLLLEYAEESKLYLPVENIELLSKYGHDEAFLDRLGGGAWQAKKARLKERIREMADKLIRIAAERALRRAPTMDPPPHAWEEFSARFPYQETDDQLRAIEDVMADLTSGQPMDRLICGDVGFGKTEVAMRAAFVAAMSGVQVAVIAPTTLLARQHAASFVERFRGFPLEVRQLSRFVTAKDAAKTREGMAKGTVDIVIGTHALLAKNIRFNNLGLLIIDEEQHFGVGHKERLKQLRSDIHVLTLTATPIPRTLQLSLTGVRDLSIIGTPPVDRLAIRTYVSEFDAVTLREALLREHYRGGQSFYVVPRISDLPEIEAFLKEQLPELSYMVAHGQMAPGELDDRMNAFYDGKYDVLLATTIVESGLDIPTANTMVVHRADMFGLSQLYQIRGRVGRSKIRAYAYLTTKPRQRLTPAAEKRLRVLGSLDTLGAGFTLASQDLDIRGAGNLLGEEQSGQMRDVGYELYQSMLEEAIAKIRSGELEGLSDGDEQWAPQINLGVPVLIPEAYVPDLDVRLGLYRRLSSLTTKVELEGFAAELIDRFGTLPKEVNTLMLVVRIKAMCKRAGISKLDAGPKGATIQFHNDKFASPQGLVDFIQGQNGLAKVKDNKIVVRRDWKKDSDKIKGAFAIARDLAERLVAERKKAKAK, encoded by the coding sequence ATGGCGCAACGAGCGATTACCATGGGCGGCGCCCCCGAAGGGTTTGATGCCCGGCTGATCCTGGATGAGCTGGCCAAATCCGGCCAACCGGTTTTGCATATCGCCCGCGATGACAAGCGGATGGAGGCCATGCGGGCCGCGCTTGCGTTTTTTGCGCCACAGATGCCGGTGATCATCTTCCCCGGTTGGGACTGTCTGCCCTATGATCGGGTCTCGCCCAATGCGGATGTGGCGGCGACGCGCATGGCCTGTCTGGCGGCGCTGGTGCATCAGATGCCAAAACAGTTCATCCTGTTGACCACCCTGAATGCTGCCAGCCAGCGGGTGCCAGCGCGCGCCATCCTGCGCGATGCGGCCTTTTCGGCGCGGGTGGACCAGCGGGTGGATGAAAAATCCCTGCGGGAATTCCTGGTGCGCATGGGCTTTGTGCAAAGCCCCACAGTGATGGAGCCGGGGGACTATGCCATTCGCGGCGGCATCATTGACATATTCCCCCCAGGTGACAGTGGTCCGGTGCGGCTGGATTTCTTTGGCGATGTGCTGGACGGTATCCGCCGGTTTGACCCGGCCAGCCAACGCACCACCCAAACCCTGGATCTGATCGAACTGGCTCCGGTTTCCGAAGTGATCCTGGACGAGGCTGCCATCACCCGGTTCCGGCAGAATTACCGGATCGAGTTTGGCGCTGCCGGCACCGATGATCCGCTCTACGAGGCGGTAAGTGCCGGGCGCAAGCATCAGGGCATTGAGCATTGGTTGCCGTTCTTTCATGAAAAACTGGAAACGCTGTTTGACTATCTGCCACCAAAGGCCACGATCACGGTCGACGATCAGGTCACCCCGGCACGTCTGGCGCGCTGGGACAGCATCGAAGACCAGTACGAGACCCGCAAGATCGCCATGAGCCAGAAGGGGCGCATGGATACAGTCTACAAGCCAACCCCGCCGGGGCTGCTCTATCTGGATGATGCCGCCTGGGAGGAAGCCGTGGCGCCACTGCGGCGCATTCAGCTGCATCCCCTGGCGCAGGCGTCGGGGCCAGGCGTGGTGGATGCTGGCGGGCGTATCGGTCGCAACTTCTCGCCTGAGCGACAGCAGGAAAACGTCAGTCTTTTTGGTGCCTTGGCCGATCACATTAAGGCGCGCCTGCAGGAGGGGCCAGTGGTTGTTGCCTCCTATTCCGAGGGCGCGCGTGAACGGCTGACCGGGCTGATCGAGGACGAAGGTCTTGCCGAGATCATTCCGGTGATGGATGGCACAAGGATTGGAAAATCCGGGCTTCATCTGGCGGTTTGGGCGCTGGAGCACGGATTCCAGTCTGACAAGATGACGGTAATCTCAGAGCAGGATGTGCTGGGAGACCGGCTGATCCGGGCCCCCAAGAAACGCCGCAAGGCAGAGAATTTCCTGACCGAAACACAGTCGCTTAGTCCGGGCGATCTGGTGGTGCATGTGGACCACGGCATTGGCCGCTATCAGGGCATGGAGGTGGTCCGCGCCGCCGGTGCCGCCCATGAATGCCTGCTGCTGGAATATGCCGAGGAATCCAAGCTTTACCTGCCGGTCGAGAATATCGAACTGCTGTCCAAATACGGTCACGACGAGGCCTTTCTGGATCGCCTTGGCGGGGGGGCGTGGCAAGCGAAAAAGGCCAGGCTCAAGGAACGCATCCGCGAGATGGCGGATAAACTTATTCGGATTGCTGCCGAACGGGCCCTGCGCCGGGCCCCGACAATGGATCCGCCGCCGCATGCCTGGGAGGAATTCTCGGCCCGCTTCCCCTATCAGGAAACCGACGATCAACTGCGCGCGATTGAGGATGTGATGGCGGATTTGACCTCGGGCCAGCCGATGGACCGGTTGATCTGTGGCGATGTGGGCTTTGGCAAAACCGAAGTGGCAATGCGGGCCGCCTTTGTGGCGGCAATGTCCGGGGTGCAGGTGGCCGTGATCGCCCCAACAACCCTGTTGGCGCGGCAGCACGCGGCATCCTTTGTTGAGCGTTTTCGGGGATTTCCCTTGGAGGTCAGGCAGTTGTCGCGCTTTGTTACGGCAAAAGACGCCGCCAAGACGCGCGAAGGCATGGCCAAGGGCACGGTTGATATCGTCATCGGCACCCATGCCTTGCTGGCCAAAAACATCCGTTTTAACAACCTTGGCCTGTTGATCATCGACGAGGAACAGCATTTTGGCGTCGGACATAAAGAACGGCTGAAACAGCTGCGGTCTGACATTCATGTGCTGACCCTGACGGCGACGCCCATCCCGCGCACCCTGCAGCTCAGCCTCACCGGGGTGCGCGATCTGTCGATCATCGGCACGCCGCCAGTGGATCGCCTGGCGATCCGCACCTATGTCAGCGAATTTGACGCCGTTACATTGCGCGAGGCGCTGCTGCGTGAGCATTATCGTGGTGGCCAAAGCTTTTACGTGGTGCCCCGCATCTCGGACCTGCCCGAGATCGAGGCTTTCCTGAAAGAGCAATTGCCGGAACTCAGCTATATGGTGGCCCATGGGCAAATGGCCCCGGGTGAGCTGGATGACCGGATGAATGCCTTTTACGACGGCAAATATGACGTGCTGCTGGCGACAACAATTGTTGAAAGTGGTCTCGACATTCCAACCGCCAATACCATGGTGGTGCACCGAGCGGATATGTTCGGCCTGTCGCAGCTCTACCAGATCCGCGGACGTGTCGGCCGCTCCAAAATCCGCGCCTATGCCTATCTCACCACCAAACCGCGCCAGCGCCTGACGCCCGCCGCAGAAAAGCGCCTGCGGGTGCTGGGCTCGCTTGATACCCTGGGGGCGGGCTTTACCCTTGCCAGCCAGGATCTTGATATTCGCGGCGCTGGCAATCTGCTGGGAGAGGAACAATCCGGCCAGATGCGCGACGTGGGATACGAGCTGTACCAGTCGATGCTGGAGGAGGCGATTGCCAAGATCCGTTCCGGTGAGCTGGAGGGCCTGAGCGACGGGGACGAGCAATGGGCGCCACAGATTAACCTGGGCGTGCCGGTGCTGATCCCAGAGGCCTATGTGCCGGACCTTGATGTGCGCCTTGGGCTGTATCGCCGTCTTTCGTCGCTGACCACCAAGGTGGAGCTGGAAGGTTTTGCTGCCGAATTGATTGACCGATTTGGCACATTGCCAAAAGAAGTCAATACCTTGATGCTCGTTGTTCGCATCAAGGCAATGTGCAAACGCGCCGGGATTTCCAAACTGGACGCTGGTCCCAAAGGGGCGACCATTCAGTTCCACAATGACAAATTTGCCTCGCCGCAGGGGCTGGTTGATTTCATTCAGGGGCAGAACGGTCTGGCCAAGGTCAAGGACAACAAGATCGTGGTACGTCGCGACTGGAAGAAAGACAGCGACAAGATCAAAGGCGCCTTTGCCATCGCTCGCGATCTGGCCGAACGGCTGGTTGCCGAGCGGAAAAAGGCAAAGGCCAAGTAG
- a CDS encoding multidrug effflux MFS transporter: protein MTTRPAQAMSKAEFISLVAMMMATIAFSIDAMLPALPEIGAQLSPNDVNQAQLILTSFVLGMGIGTFFTGPLSDAFGRKPVIIAGALVYVLSAGVAWASSSLELVLFARVTMGLGAAGPRVVALAIVRDLYSGREMARMMSIAMMIFTLVPAVAPMLGQFVILIAGWRGIFAAFALFAIIISVWTMLRLPEPLAVENRRPFRIPLMLAAVKEMVQHPTVRLSILVQTLCLAILFTMITMVQQIYDIIFDRADSFPFWFSLVALMSGSASLLNAAVVVRIGMRRIVTWSLAGQIVLSAIMFSLANVPLPGAVAFGLFVAWQTSVFFMAGTTMGNLNAMAMEPMGHIAGMAASVIGAISTVCGAIIAAPIGLLFNGTLFPVTLGILVMSGLGYLIMLHIARVEARYVL, encoded by the coding sequence ATGACGACTAGACCCGCCCAAGCCATGTCAAAGGCCGAGTTCATTTCTCTGGTTGCTATGATGATGGCGACGATTGCCTTTTCCATCGATGCCATGCTGCCGGCCCTGCCGGAAATTGGCGCTCAACTGAGCCCCAATGACGTAAACCAGGCGCAGTTGATCCTGACCTCATTTGTCCTGGGTATGGGCATTGGCACCTTTTTTACCGGCCCCCTGTCTGATGCCTTTGGGCGCAAGCCGGTCATCATCGCCGGCGCGCTGGTTTACGTGCTCTCTGCAGGTGTGGCCTGGGCCTCCTCCTCGCTGGAGCTGGTTCTTTTTGCGCGGGTGACCATGGGGCTGGGCGCCGCCGGCCCACGGGTTGTTGCCCTGGCCATTGTGCGCGACCTCTATTCCGGGCGCGAGATGGCGCGTATGATGTCCATTGCCATGATGATCTTTACCCTGGTTCCCGCAGTTGCGCCGATGCTGGGTCAGTTTGTTATCCTGATCGCGGGCTGGCGCGGCATTTTTGCTGCATTTGCGCTGTTTGCGATCATCATCTCGGTCTGGACCATGCTGCGCCTGCCCGAGCCACTGGCGGTTGAAAACCGGCGCCCCTTTCGGATTCCGCTGATGTTGGCGGCGGTCAAGGAGATGGTCCAGCATCCAACAGTGCGCCTGTCCATCTTGGTGCAAACCCTCTGCCTGGCCATCCTCTTCACCATGATCACCATGGTTCAGCAGATCTATGACATCATTTTTGATCGTGCCGACAGTTTCCCCTTCTGGTTCAGCCTGGTGGCGCTGATGTCGGGCAGTGCCAGCCTGCTGAATGCCGCCGTTGTCGTGCGCATCGGCATGCGTCGCATTGTGACCTGGTCCCTGGCGGGGCAAATTGTCCTCTCGGCCATCATGTTCAGCCTCGCAAACGTCCCGCTCCCCGGCGCAGTGGCCTTTGGGCTATTTGTGGCCTGGCAGACCAGCGTCTTCTTTATGGCCGGCACCACAATGGGCAATCTCAATGCAATGGCGATGGAACCTATGGGCCATATCGCCGGCATGGCCGCTTCGGTCATTGGTGCGATTTCTACGGTCTGTGGAGCCATCATCGCGGCGCCTATCGGGCTGTTGTTTAACGGCACGCTCTTCCCCGTCACGCTGGGAATTCTGGTGATGTCCGGCCTTGGTTACCTGATCATGCTGCACATAGCACGGGTTGAGGCGCGCTATGTGCTCTAG
- a CDS encoding potassium channel family protein has protein sequence MSQLRRMTIFVSLLSIISGSTVFFRIVEGWSWLDAYFFTIVTISTVGYGSLVPVTTAGKLATTFLIFGGLGVFALAIHEFAKIQLLKRQEHNEWLFARLGRNDEGEEEQVANMDDQPHSLSQDRLPASPQKPDSGE, from the coding sequence ATGAGCCAACTCAGGCGCATGACAATCTTTGTTTCGCTGCTGTCTATCATTTCCGGCAGCACGGTGTTTTTTCGCATTGTCGAAGGCTGGAGCTGGTTGGATGCCTATTTCTTTACCATCGTGACCATCTCGACCGTTGGCTATGGCAGCCTGGTGCCGGTCACCACGGCAGGCAAGCTGGCCACGACCTTTTTGATTTTTGGCGGCTTGGGCGTTTTTGCTCTGGCCATCCATGAATTTGCCAAGATCCAACTGCTCAAACGGCAAGAGCACAACGAATGGCTTTTTGCCCGCCTCGGGCGCAACGATGAGGGCGAGGAAGAGCAGGTCGCCAATATGGATGATCAACCCCATAGCCTGAGCCAGGACAGGCTCCCCGCCAGTCCACAGAAGCCGGATTCTGGCGAATAG
- a CDS encoding DsbA family oxidoreductase — MTADLTAALPTVKLDIISDPICPWCYIGKTHLDKALAEIPDHPFVIEWHPFQLNPDMPSEGMGRREYLEGKFGGKEAAVRAYAPVVEHAEKAGLRIDFEGMQRTPNTIDAHRLIHWAGIEGKQAAMVDALFDAYFAQARDIGDRDVLAEIAANVGMEADVVRQLLSGSNDIDDIRNRDAHSRKMGVSSVPTFIIANQHAVPGAQQPEMWKQIITDIMQQLQSTEGEA, encoded by the coding sequence ATGACCGCTGATCTGACCGCCGCCCTGCCCACCGTCAAGCTCGACATCATTTCCGACCCGATCTGCCCCTGGTGCTATATCGGCAAGACGCATCTGGACAAAGCACTGGCCGAAATCCCCGATCATCCCTTTGTGATTGAATGGCACCCCTTTCAGCTGAACCCCGATATGCCCTCCGAGGGCATGGGGCGCCGGGAATATCTGGAAGGCAAATTTGGCGGCAAAGAGGCCGCAGTCCGGGCCTATGCACCGGTGGTGGAACACGCCGAAAAAGCAGGCCTGCGCATTGATTTTGAAGGCATGCAGCGCACGCCCAACACTATTGACGCCCACCGTCTGATCCACTGGGCCGGGATCGAAGGCAAACAGGCCGCCATGGTTGATGCCCTGTTTGACGCCTATTTTGCCCAGGCCCGTGATATTGGCGATAGGGATGTGCTGGCCGAAATCGCCGCAAATGTGGGCATGGAAGCCGATGTCGTGCGTCAGCTTCTGTCTGGATCCAATGATATCGACGACATCCGCAACCGCGACGCCCATTCACGCAAGATGGGGGTGTCTTCGGTTCCAACCTTCATCATTGCCAATCAACATGCGGTTCCAGGCGCCCAGCAGCCCGAAATGTGGAAACAGATTATCACGGACATTATGCAGCAACTTCAATCCACTGAGGGGGAAGCATGA
- a CDS encoding class I adenylate-forming enzyme family protein, producing MLSLFDQGAFAPCPAPFNLAAFVLRHAVDLADKPGLEVVGPNDSQIWSYAQLEAAVRGTGTGLLQAGFTPGQIVLMRLGNTVDFPIAYLGAIAAGLVPVPTSSQLTEEETAKMIADLQPAAVLRDPQVACAPHDKQILLAELQAMHALPPCAYDMGDPNRMAYAVYTSGTSGKARAVAHAHRAIWARQMMVTGWYDLKPTDRLLHAGAFNWTFTLGTGLMDPWAIGATALIPHPGTDPGDLPGLLRQHKATIFAAAPGVYRKILKGETAMELPDLRHGLCAGEKLSSHLHGAWNSTTGTELYEAYGMSECSTFISSSPAHPARGDALGRPQQGRRIAILGAEGPVPQGQEGTIAIADSDPGLMLGYLNAPEETAARIQDGWFLTGDQGAMAVDGQVSYLGRVDDMMNAGGFRVSPIEVETQLSAHPGITQVGVATVEVKTDSHIIVAFYTGPTKLDVPELEAFAAAHLARYKQPRAYVHLDMLPSGANGKLLRRALPAYFKG from the coding sequence ATGTTATCCTTGTTTGATCAAGGCGCCTTTGCGCCCTGCCCCGCCCCCTTCAATCTGGCAGCCTTTGTGCTCCGCCATGCTGTTGACCTGGCCGATAAACCAGGTCTGGAAGTTGTCGGCCCCAACGACTCGCAGATCTGGAGCTATGCCCAGTTGGAAGCCGCAGTGCGCGGCACCGGCACCGGGCTGCTGCAGGCGGGGTTCACGCCTGGCCAGATCGTGCTGATGCGTCTGGGAAATACGGTTGATTTCCCCATTGCCTATCTTGGCGCAATTGCCGCCGGTTTGGTGCCCGTGCCGACCTCCTCGCAGCTCACCGAGGAGGAGACGGCAAAGATGATTGCCGATCTGCAGCCCGCAGCCGTGCTGCGTGACCCGCAGGTCGCCTGCGCGCCCCATGACAAACAGATCCTGCTGGCAGAGCTGCAGGCGATGCATGCGCTCCCTCCCTGCGCCTATGACATGGGAGACCCAAACCGGATGGCCTATGCGGTCTATACCTCAGGCACCAGCGGCAAGGCGCGCGCCGTGGCCCATGCCCACCGCGCAATCTGGGCCCGCCAGATGATGGTGACGGGCTGGTATGATCTTAAACCCACTGACCGGCTGCTGCATGCCGGGGCCTTCAACTGGACCTTTACCCTGGGCACGGGCCTGATGGACCCCTGGGCCATTGGCGCCACCGCATTGATCCCGCACCCCGGCACAGACCCTGGTGATCTGCCAGGCCTGTTGCGCCAACATAAGGCAACAATTTTCGCCGCGGCTCCAGGTGTTTATCGTAAGATCCTGAAGGGCGAAACTGCCATGGAGCTTCCGGATTTGCGTCATGGATTGTGCGCCGGAGAGAAGCTCTCGTCACATCTGCACGGCGCCTGGAACAGCACCACCGGCACCGAGCTATATGAGGCCTACGGCATGTCCGAATGCTCCACCTTCATCTCCTCCAGCCCGGCCCATCCGGCGCGGGGCGACGCGCTGGGGCGGCCGCAACAGGGGCGCAGGATCGCCATCCTGGGGGCCGAGGGCCCGGTGCCCCAAGGCCAGGAGGGCACGATTGCCATTGCCGACAGCGATCCTGGATTGATGCTGGGATACCTGAATGCCCCGGAAGAGACCGCAGCACGGATACAGGACGGCTGGTTCCTGACCGGCGATCAAGGCGCCATGGCCGTTGACGGTCAGGTGAGCTATCTTGGCCGCGTGGACGACATGATGAATGCCGGAGGCTTTCGGGTCTCCCCGATTGAGGTGGAAACCCAGCTTTCTGCCCATCCCGGCATTACCCAAGTGGGGGTTGCCACGGTTGAAGTCAAAACCGACAGCCATATCATTGTCGCCTTCTACACCGGTCCAACCAAATTGGATGTGCCAGAGCTAGAGGCTTTTGCAGCCGCCCATCTGGCCCGCTATAAACAGCCGCGTGCCTATGTGCATCTCGACATGCTGCCCAGCGGCGCCAACGGCAAATTGCTGCGCCGCGCCCTGCCCGCCTATTTCAAAGGATAG
- a CDS encoding helix-turn-helix domain-containing protein — translation MTGNDPKSLITIARANGDEREAEPLDLGARVRELRKARDWTLEHAANQAGLARSTLSKIENGQMSPTYEALKKLAVGLQISVPQLFTPPQRDQVNGRMTVTKLNEGSAQATATYEHELLAEGLRRKQMLPYRARVRARSMEEFDGWVRHDGEEFMYVLTGVVTLFTEFYEPVEMRRGDSAYYDAAMGHNVVSQSQEDATILWVTSLS, via the coding sequence ATGACAGGAAACGACCCAAAATCTTTGATTACCATTGCCCGCGCCAATGGCGATGAACGCGAAGCAGAGCCCCTGGACCTGGGTGCCCGTGTGCGCGAGTTGCGCAAGGCGCGCGACTGGACATTGGAGCACGCCGCCAATCAGGCCGGTCTGGCGCGCTCGACCCTGTCTAAAATCGAAAACGGCCAGATGTCGCCGACCTATGAAGCCCTGAAAAAGCTTGCGGTTGGGTTGCAGATCTCGGTGCCACAGCTGTTCACGCCGCCGCAACGGGATCAGGTCAATGGTCGGATGACGGTGACCAAGTTGAACGAAGGCTCAGCCCAGGCCACCGCGACCTATGAGCATGAGCTGCTGGCCGAGGGGCTGCGCCGCAAACAGATGTTGCCCTACCGGGCCCGGGTGCGGGCGCGGTCGATGGAAGAGTTTGATGGCTGGGTGCGCCATGACGGCGAAGAGTTCATGTATGTGCTGACCGGAGTGGTGACGCTGTTTACCGAGTTTTATGAACCGGTTGAGATGCGTCGTGGTGACAGCGCCTACTACGACGCGGCAATGGGGCATAATGTGGTGTCGCAAAGTCAGGAAGATGCGACCATCCTCTGGGTGACCTCGCTCAGCTAA
- a CDS encoding extracellular solute-binding protein, whose amino-acid sequence MTPDFFQKLKVTTSGILLFCAADFAVAESSHGIAMYGTPALPQDFVSLPYVNPNAPKGGKVVVGNTGGFDTLNPFAQKGTPPWQLRFWGYESLMGRSWDEAFSLYGLLAESVEVPEDRSWVEFTLRPEARFSDGSPVTVEDVIWSYETLGTQGHLRYRGFWNKIAEIRQTGPLSLRITFNTADRELALIAGMRPILQKSQWEDKDFAASGLTEAPIGTGAYVIESFEAGRQITLKRNPEYWGKDLPFRVGTQNFDELRIDFFGDQTVLFEAFKAGELSSYREFNADKWASAYGFSAVTDGRIVKSEIPHKRPSGMTGLAFNTRRAPLDDWRVREALLLAFNFEYINETITGSAQPRITSYFSNSHLGLRPGAASGRVAEYLMPFAEDLPPGTVDGYSLPQSDGTKRNRTNLRKAMALLEEADLTVQDGVLRDAEGNQVAFNVLLRQGDSEMKTVVEIYARALERLGITLTPEPVDNAQYVGRQSSFDFDLTKVRRELSLSPGNEQKLYWGSAGAEQPGSRNLMGIASPAVDAMIDTMLSVEAPEDFVAATRALDRLLTAGRYVIPIWTFDKGRIAHKRALKFPQTLPIYGDRTGFMPDVWWYQED is encoded by the coding sequence GTGACTCCAGATTTTTTCCAAAAACTCAAAGTTACAACCTCTGGAATCCTGCTGTTTTGCGCTGCCGATTTTGCAGTCGCAGAATCATCACATGGCATAGCTATGTATGGGACCCCCGCTCTACCACAGGATTTTGTATCTCTACCCTATGTAAACCCCAATGCGCCAAAGGGTGGGAAAGTGGTGGTTGGGAACACCGGCGGATTTGATACGCTTAATCCGTTTGCCCAAAAAGGCACCCCTCCCTGGCAGCTCAGATTCTGGGGATATGAAAGCCTGATGGGGCGATCCTGGGACGAAGCTTTCTCTCTTTACGGGCTGTTGGCCGAATCAGTTGAAGTACCCGAGGACCGATCCTGGGTCGAATTCACCCTCAGACCTGAGGCGCGTTTTTCCGATGGCAGCCCGGTCACGGTCGAAGATGTGATCTGGTCCTATGAGACCCTCGGCACCCAGGGGCATCTGCGCTATCGCGGCTTTTGGAACAAGATTGCCGAGATCCGCCAGACCGGCCCTTTGAGCCTGCGCATCACCTTTAACACCGCCGACAGAGAACTCGCTCTGATTGCAGGCATGCGTCCGATTTTGCAAAAATCCCAATGGGAGGACAAAGATTTTGCCGCCTCCGGCCTGACAGAGGCGCCAATTGGAACCGGGGCCTATGTGATCGAGAGTTTTGAAGCCGGTCGGCAAATCACCCTGAAACGCAATCCCGAGTATTGGGGCAAGGATTTGCCCTTTCGGGTGGGAACGCAAAACTTTGATGAGCTCCGGATAGACTTCTTTGGCGACCAAACCGTGTTGTTTGAAGCCTTCAAAGCCGGCGAGCTAAGCAGTTACCGGGAATTCAATGCCGATAAATGGGCCAGCGCCTATGGGTTTTCTGCGGTGACCGATGGCCGGATTGTCAAAAGTGAGATTCCCCACAAACGCCCCTCGGGCATGACCGGGCTTGCCTTCAATACCCGCCGCGCGCCCCTGGACGATTGGCGGGTGCGCGAGGCGTTGCTGCTTGCCTTCAACTTTGAATACATCAACGAGACAATAACCGGCAGCGCCCAACCGCGTATCACCTCGTATTTCTCCAACTCGCATCTCGGGCTGCGTCCCGGGGCAGCCAGCGGCCGGGTTGCCGAATACCTGATGCCCTTTGCGGAGGACCTGCCCCCCGGCACAGTTGACGGCTATAGCCTGCCGCAAAGTGACGGCACCAAGCGCAATCGCACGAACCTTCGCAAAGCGATGGCCCTGCTGGAAGAAGCCGACCTGACGGTGCAAGACGGCGTCCTGCGCGATGCGGAGGGCAACCAGGTTGCCTTTAACGTCTTGCTGCGCCAGGGCGACAGCGAAATGAAAACCGTGGTCGAGATCTATGCCCGCGCGCTGGAACGCCTGGGGATCACCTTGACCCCAGAACCTGTTGACAACGCGCAATATGTTGGCCGTCAAAGCAGCTTTGACTTTGACCTCACCAAGGTGCGCCGCGAACTCTCCCTCAGCCCGGGAAACGAACAGAAACTCTACTGGGGTTCAGCCGGTGCCGAACAACCCGGTAGCCGCAACCTGATGGGCATCGCCTCACCTGCGGTGGACGCGATGATTGACACCATGCTCAGCGTGGAGGCCCCAGAAGATTTTGTCGCCGCCACCCGTGCCCTGGACCGCCTGCTCACGGCGGGGCGCTATGTGATCCCGATCTGGACCTTTGATAAGGGTCGTATCGCCCATAAACGGGCGCTGAAGTTCCCGCAAACCCTGCCGATCTACGGAGACCGCACCGGGTTTATGCCAGATGTCTGGTGGTATCAGGAAGATTGA